From Juglans regia cultivar Chandler chromosome 6, Walnut 2.0, whole genome shotgun sequence, the proteins below share one genomic window:
- the LOC109005109 gene encoding probable beta-1,3-galactosyltransferase 12 isoform X2 has translation MPLFSHTHRTSSSLPTSGSYSSKLLKPLKPSSAPPTSRFPLPILVFSLLCFLFGLSATIFAVYSLRRPIPLLSFRCGRSEDTFRAFYSSSRKLGDHGALVERPKHLGFVGIQTVFGSVDRRAALRSTWFPSDPDGLLRLEQATGLAFRFVIGRSKNSKKMVELHEEVEKYKDFMFIDLEEEYLKLPYKSLAFFKAAFELFDADYYVKADDDIYLRPDRLATLLAKERTHSLTYIGCMKKGPVITDPKMRWYEKSGHLIGSEYFLHAYGPIYVLSAEVVASLATARNNSLQFEDV, from the exons ATGCCACTCTTCTCTCACACTCACCGCACTTCCTCTTCTCTCCCAACCTCCGGCTCCTACTCTTCCAAACTTCTCAAGCCCCTAAAACCCAGTTCTGCCCCTCCCACCTCTCGCTTCCCACTCCCCATTCTCGTCTTTTCACTCCTCTGCTTCCTCTTTGGCCTCTCCGCCACCATCTTCGCCGTCTACTCTCTCCGCCGTCCCATACCCCTGCTTAGCTTCCGATGCGGCCGATCCGAAGACACCTTTCGGGCATTCTACTCCAGCTCTCGGAAGCTCGGAGATCATGGTGCCTTGGTGGAGCGGCCTAAGCATCTTGGGTTCGTTGGAATTCAGACCGTTTTCGGCTCCGTTGATCGCCGGGCTGCTCTTCGGAGCACTTGGTTTCCCTCTGATCCAGATGGGCTTTTGAG GTTGGAACAAGCCACTGGTTTAGCTTTTAGGTTTGTAATTGGCCgatccaaaaattcaaaaaagatgGTAGAGCTTCATGAAGAGGTGGAGAAGTACAAGGATTTCATGTTTATTGATCTTGAGGAAGAATATTTAAAGCTTCCATACAAATC GTTGGCATTTTTCAAAGCAGCCTTTGAACTTTTTGACGCTGATTATTACGTCAAAGCTGATGATGACATTTATTTACGTCCTG ATCGACTAGCAACTCTTCTAGCAAAGGAGCGAACCCATTCACTGACTTACATTGGATGTATGAAGAAAGGACCAGTGATCACTGACCCTAAAATGAGATG GTATGAGAAATCGGGACATCTGATTGGATCTGAATACTTTTTGCATGCTTATGGTCCTATATATGTCCTTTCTGCGGA
- the LOC109005112 gene encoding zinc transporter 4, chloroplastic-like: protein MLFIEDLWALLCLEGLGTKARNFSDSIFQTILEPMANTSCGGTELETCRDETESLVLKFIAIVSILIAGVVGIAIPLVGRNSRFLRTDSNLFVTAKAFAAGVILATGFVHMLSAGSKALNDPCLPEYPWSNFPFAGFFAMTASLLTLLVDFVGTQYYERKQGLARGTEEIVRVGSADAGLESGISPAGEGKEYNGKVFGEEEGGGMHIVGMHAHAAHHRHSHPHGQDACDGHRRDSSHGHGHSHGFDDADGEEDAGVRHVVVSQILELGIVSHSVIIGLSLGVSQSPCTIRPLIAALSFHQFFEGFALGGCISQAQFNNLSVTLMACFFAITTPAGIGIGIAIASVYNPNSAGALVTEGILDSMSAGILVYMALVDLIAADFLSKRMSCNFRLQVVSYFMLFLGAGLMSLLAIWA from the exons ATGTTATTCATTGAG GATCTCTGGGCGTTGCTTTGCCTTGAAGGTCTCGGAACAAAAGCTCGGAATTTCTCAG ATTCAATCTTCCAGACAATATTGGAACCCATGGCCAATACGAGCTGTGGAGGAACCGAGTTAGAGACCTGCCGAGACGAAACAGAGTCGCTTGTCCTGAAATTCATCGCCATCGTGTCGATCCTCATTGCCGGAGTCGTAGGAATTGCGATCCCACTCGTCGGAAGGAACAGCCGCTTTCTCCGCACCGACAGCAACCTTTTCGTCACCGCCAAGGCCTTCGCTGCCGGAGTCATTCTTGCCACAGGGTTCGTCCACATGCTTTCGGCCGGATCAAAGGCCCTTAACGACCCGTGCCTGCCCGAGTATCCGTGGTCCAACTTCCCGTTCGCTGGCTTCTTCGCCATGACAGCCTCGCTCCTCACCCTTCTCGTCGACTTCGTGGGAACCCAGTATTACGAGCGGAAACAGGGACTGGCCCGGGGGACTGAGGAGATAGTCCGGGTCGGTTCCGCCGACGCGGGGCTGGAGTCGGGTATTTCGCCAGCGGGGGAGGGTAAGGAGTATAATGGGAAAGTATTTGGGGAAGAGGAAGGCGGTGGGATGCACATTGTTGGGATGCATGCTCACGCGGCACACCACAGACATAGTCACCCCCATGGCCAGGATGCTTGCGACGGGCACCGGAGGGATAGCTCTCACGGACACGGCCATTCTCACGGGTTTGATGATGCTGATGGGGAAGAAGATGCTGGCGTTCGCCACGTTGTCGTTTCCCAG ATTTTAGAACTTGGGATCGTATCACATTCGGTTATTATCGGACTCTCACTAGGAGTATCCCAGAGCCCCTGCACAATCAGACCCTTGATTGCAGCATTATCCTTCCATCAGTTCTTCGAAGGATTTGCGCTTGGAGGCTGCATCTCCCAAGCCCAGTTCAACAATCTATCAGTAACACTGATGGCTTGCTTCTTCGCCATAACGACTCCGGCCGGTATTGGCATCGGGATCGCCATCGCTTCAGTCTACAACCCGAACAGTGCAGGTGCCCTGGTTACTGAAGGCATTTTGGATTCCATGTCTGCTGGAATTTTGGTATATATGGCTTTAGTGGATCTGATTGCTGCTGATTTTCTGAGTAAGAGGATGAGCTGCAACTTTAGATTGCAAGTAGTGTCTTATTTTATGCTCTTCCTTGGGGCTGGATTGATGTCTTTACTGGCAATCTGGGCCTAA